A single window of Rana temporaria chromosome 1, aRanTem1.1, whole genome shotgun sequence DNA harbors:
- the LOC120924808 gene encoding proteinase-activated receptor 1-like: MKMYLFLILGVTNALFTASGNSLEDEGLIEVEKSLNESLHNNDAKSRVKRILGMPETEIIKNDGTKLFVSFQNNPYKRVPKDVKKLLHSEWLSKFVPGVYTAVFCLSLPLNIAVLLIFLIKIKIKKPAVVYMLNLTIADLLFVCMMPFNIMYRFSGNNWRAGDVMCHIVIAGFYFNMYCSILLITSMSVDKFLAVIYPIQSLAWRTLTRAWIVCVFIWMVSIASTMPLLITQQIFYINNLEISTCHDVQDHKIVGNFYLYYFSSFTALFFFLPLIVTVFCYAATIKRLSSSEMGNTDRKKQAVVLAMIVLSIFVICFGPANLIFFVHNILVGSTSTSNLYLAYLVCTAISSISTTLNPLLYFVASPKLQSILLCKKDTEEQQPSAKA; the protein is encoded by the exons CGAAAGCCTGCATAACAA TGATGCCAAGTCACGAGTCAAGCGAATCCTAGGAATGCCTG AAACAGAAATTATCAAAAACGATGGCACCAAACTGTTTGTTAGTTTTCAGAACAATCCATACAAAAGAGTTCCAAAGGACGTCAAAAAACTTCTCCACAGCGAATGGTTGAGCAAGTTTGTGCCAGGGGTGTACACGGCTGTGTTCTGTTTGTCCCTCCCTTTGAATATTGCAGTCCTTTTGATATTCCTGattaaaatcaaaattaaaaagCCGGCAGTGGTGTACATGCTAAATCTGACAATTGCTGATTTGCTATTTGTTTGTATGATGCCTTTTAACATAATGTATCGATTTTCCGGTAATAACTGGCGGGCTGGAGATGTGATGTGCCATATCGTCATTGCAGGATTTTATTTCAACATGTATTGCTCTATCCTGCTTATTACAAGTATGAGCGTGGATAAGTTCTTAGCTGTCATTTACCCAATACAGTCCCTTGCCTGGCGTACTTTGACTAGGGCATGGATAGTATGTGTCTTTATCTGGATGGTATCCATAGCCAGCACTATGCCACTTCTTATAACTCAGCAGATCTTCTACATTAATAACTTGGAAATCTCCACTTGCCATGATGTGCAAGATCACAAGATAGTGGGCAACTTCTATCTGTACTATTTCAGCTCTTTTACGGcacttttctttttcttaccTCTTATCGTCACAGTTTTTTGTTATGCTGCAACCATCAAGAGATTAAGTTCTTCAGAAATGGGTAACACAGATAGGAAAAAACAAGCTGTTGTTTTAGCCATGATTGTGCTTAGTATTTTTGTCATCTGTTTTGGGCCGGCAAatctcattttttttgttcataatatccttgttgGTAGTACATCTACTTCTAACCTGTATTTGGCTTACTTAGTATGTACCGCCATTAGCAGCATCAGTACCACGCTTAATCCTCTCTTGTATTTCGTTGCGTCACCAAAGTTGCAGAGTATTCTGCTTTGCAAAAAAGATACTGAAGAACAGCAACCAAGTGCAAAGGCATAA